In Candidatus Manganitrophus morganii, the genomic window ATGTTTTTCTCGAAGCTTCCCCTGAACTCTCGACCCTCATCGATCTCCGTTACCAGCAACACTACATGGTCAAGCGGGCCGAAAACGGAAGCGGGCAAAACCGCAGCGGGAAAAACAGCCCCGATCTGATCATTCCCGTTCCCGTCGGAACGACGGTTCGCGATGCGCAAACCGATGAACCGATTGCCGATCTGACCGAGGTGGGCCAGCGGGCGTTAATCGTCCGGGGAGGCCGCGGGGGACGGGGTAATTCCCATTTCAAATCCCCTACCCGACAAGCCCCCCGCATTGCGGAGCCGGGGCAAAAAGGAGAAGAACGCTGGCTGCAGCTGGAGCTGAAGCTCCTGGCCGATGTCGGCCTGGTCGGCCTTCCCAACGCCGGAAAATCGACCCTCATCTCCGTGATTTCAGCCGCCCGTCCGAAGATCGCCGACTATCCGTTCACGACCTTGGAGCCGAATCTGGGGGTCGTGACCTGGGGCGGGACGCGCGACCAGGAATATCACTTCACCGTAGCCGACATTCCGGGACTGATCGAAGGAGCCCATGAGGGGAAGGGGCTGGGGATTCAATTCCTAAAACACATCGAGCGGACATTGCTTCTCCTCCATTTGGTAGACGTCTCGGAGATGGGAACGGAAGATCCGCTGCACGATTTTGAAGTGGTCCGGGCAGAATTGTCTTCGTATCATCAAACGTTGGCCGAGAAGCCGTTCATCGTAGCGGCCACCAAAATCGATGTCGCCGGTGAGGGGGAGAAAAAAGAGCGCCTGCGCCGCTACTGCAAACAGAAAAAAATCCCCTTCTTTGAAATCTCCGCCGCCACAGGAAAAGGGATCAAACCGCTCATTCGCACGCTCGGGAATCAGGTCGAGCTCCTCCGAAAAACGAGAACCACCCCGCCGGTCGCCGCCGACGGCGAATCCATTCCTTAACTCGGAGACCGGGATGTCTTCGCCGCGACAGCGCCTCCATAAAAACAAACGGATTGTCATCAAAATCGGCAGCAGCATCATCGCTTCGCATGAGAAGGGCCTTCGCGAAGAGCGGATGGCGGAGATTGCCGAAGAGGTGTCTATCCTCCGGTCCGAAGGACACGAGATCTTCTTGGTCTCCTCCGGCGCCATCCTCTGCGGGATGGAAAAGCTGGGTCTGACACGCCGGCCGAAGACGATCCCCCTCAAACAGGCCGCCGCGGCTGTCGGGCAAAGCCGGCTGATGTGGGCCTATGAAAAACATTTCGAGAAGTTTCAAATCAACGTCGCCCAGGTTCTCCTGACGCGGGAAGACATTGCCGATCGAAAACGCTTCATCAACGCCCGAAACACCCTGATGACCCTTCTGGAACACGGCATCTTGCC contains:
- the obgE gene encoding GTPase ObgE; amino-acid sequence: MFIDQVKIYVKAGDGGDGCVSFRREKYVPRGGPDGGDGGQGGDVFLEASPELSTLIDLRYQQHYMVKRAENGSGQNRSGKNSPDLIIPVPVGTTVRDAQTDEPIADLTEVGQRALIVRGGRGGRGNSHFKSPTRQAPRIAEPGQKGEERWLQLELKLLADVGLVGLPNAGKSTLISVISAARPKIADYPFTTLEPNLGVVTWGGTRDQEYHFTVADIPGLIEGAHEGKGLGIQFLKHIERTLLLLHLVDVSEMGTEDPLHDFEVVRAELSSYHQTLAEKPFIVAATKIDVAGEGEKKERLRRYCKQKKIPFFEISAATGKGIKPLIRTLGNQVELLRKTRTTPPVAADGESIP